The Obesumbacterium proteus DNA window CTCTCATCCTCTACCGGAGTTCCTTCTGCATTCAAAGTTGAAGCCTCATTCCATTGCGATAACCCATCATTTTCTGAACGAGAAATTCACGCAGCTCTTAGCGGTTGTCGGGTTAATTCATCAAGAGAATTCTTTAGCATCGAACTTAAAGAACTCAAGGAGATTTGCGAGCAATCGTGCCAAGTCAGAGCTAATGAGCCAGTTGAATACATGGCAATGAACTATGACGTCATCTCATTTGAGCGACTCGCTGACCTCAATATTTTTGAATTGATTGAGGATACCGGATTGAACGTTTTTGGCGACCGGCTCGCTATCGCTGAACGTTTGATTCGGATAGGAGCAGAGAGAGTTTTTGAGATGAATGGCATGTATTGCTCAATGGTATTCCATGAGGGAGAGGGTTTCCTGATCCAAAACGCGGAATATCAATACGTGATGGCGCAACAGGAAGCAGAGCTGACTGCGGAGAAATGAGATGGGAGTTGTCAGAAAGGTAGATTTTAACGCAAAAGTATTGATACCAGATAAGTCAGGGGGGCGTATGGCTGACCTGTCCAATGGGTACACAAAGGTCGCCAACGAGATTCAACAGCTAAAACCACGCCTCAGAATGTCAGGTAGGGAATGGCAATGTTTCGAGGCGGTGATCTGGCTCACCTACGGATGGAATAAGAAACAGGACAGGGTGACGAACACCGTAATCGCCGAGCTGACAGGTTTGAGCGACACGCATGTATCGGACGCTATCAGGGCTTTAGCAGAGAGGAAAATTATCTTTAGCCAGAAGCAGGGAATGATGAAACTTGTTGGGGTAAACACTGAATTATCTGGCTGGATTTTAGACAAACCGGAAACGGGAAGAAAATTCCCGAAAACGGGAAAATCCTTCCCAGAATCAGGAAAAAGGTTCCCGAAAACGGTAGACACCCAATACAAGAACAAGAACAGTAATAAAAACCCTTCGTCCGATGATTCTCTCGAATCACCTGACAAGCCCATTTCAAAGTTTCTCTCATCTCATCCAGATGCGTTTGTTTACTCAGCTACTGGATCGAAGTGGGGGACTGAGGAAGACGATAGGGCTAGTCGCTGGATTTACGAGAAGGTCTGCGTGGTTGATGCATCAGCAAAAGAACCCAACTGGGCAGACTGGGCAAACGTAGTTCGACTGATGAGACAGCAAGATAACCGAACGCACAAAGAGATTTGTGAGTTATTCCTCTGGGCAAATCGAGATTCGTTCTGGTGCTCAAACATCCTATCCCCAGCAGCTCTGCGGAAAAAATGGGGAACCCTATCTGCCCAGATGGGCAAACCAAACCGAAGCCAACGACCAAGCGCTGATCCGGTACCACACTGGAACAGCAAAGAGTCATGGGAGGATTTCATATGACACATCGACTGATGAGTGCTATCGAAAACCGAGATGGTTCGGCGCTGGCCAGAATGTCCAACCCAGCTACACAGGCAATGCAGGGGGTTGTGAATCCTGATGCTGAAAACTTGGTTGACGCTCTGTTTCGCCAACTCAAACAGGTGTTCCCAGCGGCAAGCCAAACCAACCTGCGTAGACCTGAAGACGAGAACGCAGCAAAAAAACAGTGGATTGCTGCATTCGCTGAGAATGGAATCCGAACCAGAGAGCAGCTATCGGCTGGGATGCAACATGCCCGATCCAGTGAGTCTCCGTTCTGGCCTTCACCCGGTCAATTTATCGCATGGTGCAAGCAAGGTGTTCTGAAAGCTAACGGCTTGCCAAGTAGCGAGGAGCTGTATGGCCTAGTGATGGAGTATTGTGCTAACCGTGGATTGTATTCGTCACCCGAGTCCTATCCGTGGCCGAGCAACGCGGCGTACTGGATGGTGACAAAGCTATATTCGCAGATGCGCGGTAAGAACCAGTCGGAATCAGAACTCCGCAAGAGCTGCACTGAAGAGTTGGTAATCATGGGGCGGCGTATTGAGTCTGGTGAAGAAATACCAAAGCCAGTTGTTCAGTTGGAAAAGCTACACATTCCGATCAGCAATGAAGCTGGACTACAGAAAATTGCAGATATTCGCAAAAAGCTAAACCTTCCGCGTAGAGGTCAGCAATGAGCAAGTGTTGCATGTGTCACCAGTATCTCGAATACGGCGACGGCCTCACGTATCACGGATTCACATCATGTGAGACGCACTACGAAGGGATGGTTGATCGCGTTGATTCTTGGCGAGCGGATGCCTTTGAAACTGACACGCAAGAGCTGCATGGAGTTGATGAGCCAGAGACAACAATACAGTGGAGATAGTCATGAATAAATTAATCCTCATAGGTGCATTGCTTTTGGCTGGATGCACAGACCCAAATGAGGCTAGAAAGGTACTGCAGGACAATGGATATACCGACATCCGTATAGGCGGTTACTCATGGTTAGGTTGCAGTGAGAACGATCAGTTTTCGACTGAATTTATCGCCAAGGGGCCAACTGGCCGAGATGTTAAAGGTGTTGTTTGCTCAGGTTGGCTAAAAGGCTCAACGATACGTTTTCTCTGATGGAGATAGTCATGACAACCAGAGAGATTTTTCGTAAAGGGCAGATGGTGCCCAAAAGGCTAAGTATGGCCGTCACCCATAGGAAAGTGCAGCATAAAATTACGTTTGGTTGCGACACGATTATATGCGGTAGGACGCTGAGTCCGGCTGTTATTGGTGACGGTCCAATTTTAAATTTACCAGCGAACATTTGCAGGGTTAGACATAACAAAACAAAGCAGAAAGTATCTGTGGTTTTTTAGACATGCACTTTTCGTATTACAGCGTTGGGTTGGAGGTATCAAATGACAAGTCGTGAACAGTTTGAAGCGGCATGGGAAAAAAATAACGAATGCGAGCCTATGGATGGCTGGGAAAGTCTGCGTTGTGATGATGGTTACACGGACGAGATAATTGATGGTCAGTGGTGGGCATGGCAAGCAAGCCGCGAGGCGGTGGAAGTAGAGATGCCGCCTCAAGTTGATTGCTGCAACGTACCATTCGCCGCTCACTCATGGAATGCTTGTCTGGAAGAATCGGAAAAGCGCATTCGCGCCGCTGGCATCAAGGTTAAGGGGGAGTGATGGATAAACAGGCCTATTTCCTGATAGACCGACACCGACAGCAAAACGCAATCCAGTTCATCCAGTCACTTCCAGTTAATCCAGATTCACCCCTCGTAGTAACAATCCAAGAGCGAACCAGAACCCTAGACCAGAATGCGCGTTTGTGGGCAATGCTGAACGATATTAGCGAGCAAGTCGTTTGGCACGGTTTAACGCTCAGTAGCGAAGATTGGAAGCACATATTCACCGCATCACTCAAAGGCCAGCGTTCGGCACCGGGTATTGAGGGTGGGTTCGTTGTGCTTGGGCAATCAACTAGTCGAATGACTGTAGGTGAAATGCGTGACCTGATAGAGCTGATACAGGCGTTTGGTGCGGAGCATAACGTTAAGTTCGGTGATGATGCCATAGCCGCGATGCGCTGGGCTCAACAACACAACAGGAGTTCAGCAGCATGAGCAAACTACCTCGTAACTTCGGATGGGACAGGCACAAGCTAGCCACGCTCACATACGAAGAATTAGAAAGACTTGAAGCAGATGTGAAAGAGAACCATGAGTGCAGGAATGGGATTTATATCTACGATGCCGCGGGGAGGAAGAAACTGGATGCACTCAGTTGGGCTGTTTACTACAAGAACAAGGCTGACCGAGCTACCGACCCCGAGCCACCGGAGGCCGCATGAAGAAAACAGTTATTTCATGTGCAATCGCATACTGCATAGCAAGCACACAGAAAGAATCTTCGAAGATTGGATTATGGGAATCAGCGCCAAAAACATTTACTGACCATTACAACAGGAATGAACCATGGCGGGATAAGAAAAGAAAACCATGGAGGCGCAGATGAAGCGAACGTGGTTCACACACGAACCCATGACCACAGAAGAAGCCAATCAACTAATCGATAGATACAAAAACAACGGAGTGCAGGCCACTAAATCACTATCAGCAGACAATCGTCACTGGTTCGTTCAAGCACTTCTCCCTGAATCAAATTACCTACCTAATTCAAAAATACAGACATCCAAAATCTGGAGATAAATATGGCTAGGAGCAGAAGCAAATATAAACACAAGCATAAGTACCCAAAGAAAGAACAGGCAGCATACGTATCAACACCGATGATTAATCCCGCAACAGTAAAGACCATCATTTTCGCCATCGTGCTTTTCATCTGCTTTATCGCCGCGGTAACGCCGGAGGTGCCAATTGCTCAAGGCTAAAAAGCCGAAGCCAAAGAAATGCCCGATATGTGATAAAGAATTCATCCCTCGCAATACCATCCAAAAAACCTGCTTCTCATCATCTTGCTCTCTCGAATTTGTCCGGCGCCAAAATAAGCTCAAAGACGAACGCGAACAGCGCAAGCAAGCCAAGTTATCGCGCGCCGAAATACGTAAGCGTAAAGAGAAGCTAAAAACGGCATC harbors:
- a CDS encoding recombination protein NinB, whose amino-acid sequence is MDKQAYFLIDRHRQQNAIQFIQSLPVNPDSPLVVTIQERTRTLDQNARLWAMLNDISEQVVWHGLTLSSEDWKHIFTASLKGQRSAPGIEGGFVVLGQSTSRMTVGEMRDLIELIQAFGAEHNVKFGDDAIAAMRWAQQHNRSSAA
- a CDS encoding GIY-YIG nuclease family protein produces the protein MHLEELKLQTTEVKKMSIPEGFRLGGWVYILSNEHMPGIYKVGMTTNSPAIRAKELSSSTGVPSAFKVEASFHCDNPSFSEREIHAALSGCRVNSSREFFSIELKELKEICEQSCQVRANEPVEYMAMNYDVISFERLADLNIFELIEDTGLNVFGDRLAIAERLIRIGAERVFEMNGMYCSMVFHEGEGFLIQNAEYQYVMAQQEAELTAEK
- a CDS encoding replication protein P; amino-acid sequence: MTHRLMSAIENRDGSALARMSNPATQAMQGVVNPDAENLVDALFRQLKQVFPAASQTNLRRPEDENAAKKQWIAAFAENGIRTREQLSAGMQHARSSESPFWPSPGQFIAWCKQGVLKANGLPSSEELYGLVMEYCANRGLYSSPESYPWPSNAAYWMVTKLYSQMRGKNQSESELRKSCTEELVIMGRRIESGEEIPKPVVQLEKLHIPISNEAGLQKIADIRKKLNLPRRGQQ
- a CDS encoding replication protein — its product is MADLSNGYTKVANEIQQLKPRLRMSGREWQCFEAVIWLTYGWNKKQDRVTNTVIAELTGLSDTHVSDAIRALAERKIIFSQKQGMMKLVGVNTELSGWILDKPETGRKFPKTGKSFPESGKRFPKTVDTQYKNKNSNKNPSSDDSLESPDKPISKFLSSHPDAFVYSATGSKWGTEEDDRASRWIYEKVCVVDASAKEPNWADWANVVRLMRQQDNRTHKEICELFLWANRDSFWCSNILSPAALRKKWGTLSAQMGKPNRSQRPSADPVPHWNSKESWEDFI